In one Stenotrophomonas maltophilia genomic region, the following are encoded:
- a CDS encoding SDR family NAD(P)-dependent oxidoreductase codes for MIDYQLGGKTAIVTGGVSGIGLAVAELLAASGAAVSVWDLKQDAVDATVEALARCGSRTIGIALDVTDEAAVEAAVQRTVKELGGVHVAVNNAGISGPAASSGDYPVDGWKRVVDVNLTSVFLCQRAQIQAMRAAGKGGSIINMASILGQVGYAGSTAYVAAKHGVVGLTQTAAWEHAADGIRVNAVGPGFIATPLLEKMDPKVRATLEDRHALKRLGKAEEVAALVAWLASDDASFATGTYYAIDGGYLAQ; via the coding sequence ATGATCGACTATCAGCTCGGCGGCAAGACGGCGATCGTGACCGGTGGCGTTTCCGGCATCGGCCTGGCCGTGGCCGAACTGCTGGCAGCGTCCGGTGCTGCGGTGTCAGTGTGGGACCTGAAGCAGGACGCGGTGGACGCCACCGTGGAAGCGCTGGCCCGGTGTGGCAGCCGCACCATCGGCATCGCCCTGGACGTCACGGATGAGGCTGCCGTGGAGGCGGCGGTGCAGCGCACAGTGAAGGAGCTGGGCGGGGTGCACGTCGCGGTCAACAACGCCGGCATCAGCGGTCCGGCGGCGAGCAGCGGCGACTATCCCGTCGATGGCTGGAAGCGGGTGGTCGATGTGAATCTGACCAGTGTATTCCTGTGCCAGCGTGCGCAGATCCAGGCCATGCGCGCGGCCGGGAAGGGCGGGAGCATCATCAACATGGCCTCGATCCTGGGCCAGGTGGGCTATGCCGGTTCGACCGCGTACGTGGCAGCCAAGCATGGTGTGGTCGGCCTGACGCAGACTGCAGCGTGGGAGCATGCCGCCGATGGCATCCGTGTCAATGCGGTGGGGCCGGGCTTCATCGCCACGCCGCTGCTGGAGAAGATGGATCCGAAGGTGCGCGCCACGCTGGAAGACCGCCACGCGTTGAAGCGCCTGGGCAAGGCCGAGGAAGTGGCGGCGCTGGTGGCCTGGCTGGCCAGCGATGATGCCTCGTTCGCGACCGGCACCTATTACGCGATCGATGGCGGTTATCTGGCGCAGTGA
- a CDS encoding MgtC/SapB family protein: MELNQDVSILLRVAAAMLFGGVLGIEREMGKHAAGLRTHMMIAGAAALIVGLGDSVAEHFQQERYRDLLQVDPVRLIEAVVACVGFVAAGTILRGSREDQVSGLTTASSLVMAAAIGIAVGIGKYVIALGVSVLCLLVLAVMRRLADRL, translated from the coding sequence ATGGAACTCAACCAGGATGTATCGATCCTGCTGCGCGTGGCCGCCGCGATGCTGTTCGGTGGCGTGCTCGGTATCGAGCGCGAGATGGGCAAGCATGCGGCGGGCCTGCGCACGCACATGATGATTGCCGGCGCCGCAGCGCTCATCGTGGGCCTCGGCGATTCCGTGGCCGAGCATTTCCAGCAGGAGCGCTACCGCGACCTGCTGCAGGTCGACCCGGTGCGCCTGATCGAAGCGGTGGTGGCCTGCGTCGGCTTCGTTGCCGCAGGCACCATCCTGCGTGGCAGCCGCGAGGACCAGGTCAGCGGGCTGACCACGGCCAGTTCGCTGGTGATGGCCGCCGCCATCGGGATTGCGGTGGGCATCGGCAAGTACGTCATTGCCCTTGGTGTGAGCGTGCTGTGCCTGCTGGTGCTGGCGGTGATGCGACGGTTGGCGGACAGGCTCTAG
- the lldR gene encoding transcriptional regulator LldR — translation MSTQRISDKVAAQLRGLVQERQLQPGDRLPAERALAVQLGVSRTALREAIAQLSSQGLLSARVGGGTYVAEPATRARQALDEPLAPYLPLFQGDPEYRFDVLEIRHALEGATAWHAALRATDEDRARIAQAFQTMMDAHGKDDPSGEAEADAAFHLSIAEASHNLVLLQVMRGLFDLLQTNISQSREKLYTSARTFSPLSDQHREMMDAVLAGDPERARAAAHAHLEFVHTTLRTLDDNEARRARASRLPSPHG, via the coding sequence ATGAGCACGCAACGGATTTCAGACAAGGTGGCCGCGCAGCTGCGTGGTCTGGTGCAGGAGCGGCAGCTGCAGCCGGGTGACCGGCTTCCGGCCGAGCGCGCGCTGGCGGTGCAGCTGGGTGTCTCGCGCACGGCGCTGCGCGAGGCCATCGCGCAGTTGTCCAGCCAGGGCCTGCTGAGCGCACGCGTGGGCGGCGGCACCTACGTGGCGGAGCCGGCCACGCGCGCGCGGCAGGCGCTGGATGAACCCCTGGCTCCGTACCTGCCGTTGTTCCAGGGCGACCCGGAATACCGCTTCGACGTGCTGGAGATCCGTCACGCGCTGGAAGGAGCGACGGCCTGGCATGCAGCGCTGCGTGCCACCGATGAGGATCGGGCGCGCATCGCCCAGGCCTTCCAGACCATGATGGATGCGCATGGCAAGGATGATCCTTCAGGCGAGGCGGAGGCCGATGCGGCCTTCCACCTGTCCATCGCCGAAGCGTCGCACAACCTGGTGCTGCTGCAGGTGATGCGTGGCCTGTTCGATCTGCTGCAGACCAACATCTCGCAGAGCCGCGAGAAACTCTATACCTCGGCGAGGACCTTCTCGCCGTTGTCCGACCAGCACCGCGAGATGATGGATGCGGTGCTGGCCGGTGATCCGGAGCGCGCGCGCGCCGCCGCGCATGCCCACCTCGAGTTCGTGCACACCACGCTGCGCACGCTCGACGACAACGAAGCCCGGCGCGCGCGGGCCTCGCGCCTGCCTTCCCCACACGGTTGA
- a CDS encoding CocE/NonD family hydrolase, translating to MRVRAVAIAIALCLSSSVLAADTPPMTPDISGKSFVAPDVGRDYDKRVVMVPMRDGTRLYTVIVVPKGARNAPILLTRTPYDAAGRANRSDSPRMRDLLPQGDEVFVDSGYIRVFQDIRGKYGSEGDYVMTRPLRGPLNNTKVDHSTDAWDTIDWLVKHVPESNGKVGMLGSSYEGFTVVMALTDPHPALKVAAPQSPMVDGWMGDDWLNYGAFRQVNFNYFAMQTEKRGKGTPLPSLGYDDYSTFLRIGSAGDYARFTGVDQLTWWKKLVEHPAYDAFWQGQALDAVMAKTPLKVPTLWLQGLWDQEDMWGANHAYQAMEGRDSGNDRNYLVMGPWRHSQVNYSASELGALKFDGDTALQFRRDVLKPFFDQYLVDGAPKADTPPVLIYNTGENHWDRLKGWPRSCDQGCAARSKPLYLRAGGKLAFQAPAAGEGDFEEYVSDPAKPVPFVPRPVRFGDRDMWTTWLVKDQRFVDGRPDVLTFITEPLAAPLRIGGAPVVHLQASTSGTDSDWVVKLIDVYPDQEASAPEMGGYELPVSLAIFRGRYRESFSDPKPLAANQVLPYRFDLPNANHTFQKGHRVMVQVQSSLFPLYDRNPQTYVPNIYLAKPGDYQKATQRVWHSAAQASYIDLPVY from the coding sequence ATGCGTGTGCGTGCCGTTGCAATAGCCATCGCCCTTTGCCTGTCCAGCAGCGTGCTGGCTGCCGATACTCCGCCGATGACCCCGGACATCAGCGGCAAGTCTTTCGTTGCCCCGGATGTGGGGCGCGACTACGACAAGCGCGTGGTGATGGTGCCGATGCGTGATGGCACCAGGCTGTATACGGTGATCGTGGTACCCAAGGGCGCCCGTAACGCGCCGATCCTGCTGACCCGCACGCCCTACGATGCTGCCGGCCGCGCCAACCGCAGTGACTCGCCGCGCATGCGCGACCTGCTGCCACAGGGCGACGAGGTGTTCGTCGACAGCGGTTACATCCGCGTATTCCAGGACATCCGTGGCAAGTACGGCTCCGAAGGCGATTACGTGATGACCCGGCCGCTGCGCGGGCCGTTGAACAACACCAAGGTGGATCACTCCACCGACGCCTGGGACACCATCGACTGGCTGGTGAAGCACGTGCCCGAGAGCAACGGCAAGGTCGGCATGCTGGGCTCGTCCTATGAAGGTTTCACCGTGGTGATGGCGTTGACCGATCCGCATCCGGCGTTGAAGGTGGCGGCACCACAGAGCCCGATGGTCGATGGCTGGATGGGCGACGACTGGCTCAACTACGGTGCCTTCCGCCAGGTCAACTTCAACTACTTCGCGATGCAGACCGAGAAGCGCGGCAAGGGCACGCCGCTGCCGAGCCTGGGCTATGACGACTACAGCACGTTCCTGCGCATCGGCTCGGCTGGCGACTACGCCCGTTTCACCGGCGTGGACCAGCTGACCTGGTGGAAGAAGCTGGTCGAGCACCCAGCGTATGACGCCTTCTGGCAGGGCCAGGCGCTGGATGCGGTGATGGCCAAGACGCCGTTGAAGGTGCCGACCCTGTGGTTGCAGGGCCTGTGGGATCAGGAGGACATGTGGGGTGCCAACCACGCCTACCAGGCGATGGAAGGGCGCGATAGCGGCAACGACCGCAACTATCTGGTGATGGGGCCATGGCGGCACAGCCAGGTGAACTACAGCGCCAGCGAACTGGGCGCGCTGAAGTTCGACGGCGATACCGCGCTGCAGTTCCGCCGCGATGTGCTCAAGCCGTTCTTCGACCAGTACCTGGTGGACGGCGCGCCGAAGGCGGACACACCGCCGGTGCTGATCTACAACACCGGTGAAAACCACTGGGATCGCCTGAAGGGCTGGCCGCGCAGCTGCGACCAGGGGTGCGCCGCCCGCAGCAAACCGCTTTATCTGCGTGCCGGCGGCAAGCTGGCGTTCCAGGCGCCGGCGGCGGGCGAGGGCGACTTCGAGGAATACGTGTCCGACCCGGCCAAGCCGGTGCCGTTCGTACCGCGCCCGGTGCGCTTCGGTGACCGCGACATGTGGACGACCTGGCTGGTCAAGGATCAGCGCTTCGTCGATGGCCGACCGGACGTGCTGACCTTCATCACCGAACCGCTGGCCGCGCCACTGCGCATCGGCGGCGCGCCGGTAGTGCACCTGCAGGCGTCCACCAGCGGCACCGACAGCGACTGGGTGGTGAAGCTGATCGATGTGTATCCGGACCAGGAGGCCTCGGCGCCGGAGATGGGCGGCTATGAGCTGCCGGTGTCACTGGCGATCTTCCGTGGCCGCTACCGCGAAAGCTTCAGCGATCCGAAGCCGCTGGCGGCGAACCAGGTGCTGCCCTACCGCTTCGACCTGCCCAACGCCAACCACACCTTCCAGAAGGGGCACCGGGTCATGGTGCAGGTGCAGTCGAGCCTGTTCCCGCTGTATGACCGCAACCCGCAGACCTATGTGCCGAACATCTACCTGGCCAAGCCGGGCGACTACCAGAAGGCCACGCAGCGGGTCTGGCACAGCGCGGCGCAGGCCAGCTACATCGATCTGCCGGTGTACTGA
- a CDS encoding alkene reductase gives MNPADALLFTPTHLGDIAAANRIAMAPLTRNRALHDRVPSPLAITYYRQRASAGLIIAEATQISPLGQGYLDTPGIYSAEQVAAWKSITDAVHAEGGRIVLQLWHVGRISHTSLLPEGEVPVAPSALRANGKTFTANGFEDVSAPRALALEEIPQLIEDYRSAARNAIAAGFDGVEVHAANGYLIDQFLRDGSNHRDDAYGGSIENRTRLLFEVVSAVAEAIGAGRTGVRLSPVTPVNDAHDSNPQPLFNRAVERLDTIDGLAFIHVIEGATGGDRDNIPFDYPALRARFRGAWIANNGYDAERAGQALASGYADMIAFGRPFIANPDLVARLRSGAPLAELDPATLYGGGEHGYIDYPALDA, from the coding sequence ATGAATCCCGCTGACGCCCTGCTGTTCACGCCCACTCACCTGGGTGACATCGCTGCCGCGAACCGCATCGCCATGGCACCGCTGACGCGCAACCGCGCCCTGCACGACCGCGTCCCTTCTCCGCTGGCGATCACCTATTACCGCCAACGTGCCAGTGCCGGCCTGATCATTGCAGAAGCCACCCAGATCAGCCCTCTGGGCCAGGGCTACCTTGATACGCCGGGTATCTACAGCGCCGAGCAGGTCGCTGCGTGGAAATCCATCACCGACGCGGTACACGCCGAAGGTGGCCGCATCGTGCTGCAGCTGTGGCATGTGGGTCGCATCTCCCACACCAGCCTGCTGCCGGAAGGCGAAGTGCCGGTGGCACCCAGCGCCCTCCGCGCCAATGGCAAGACCTTCACCGCCAATGGATTCGAGGATGTCTCCGCGCCGCGCGCATTGGCGCTGGAGGAGATCCCGCAACTCATCGAGGATTACCGCAGCGCCGCGCGCAATGCCATTGCCGCAGGCTTCGATGGCGTCGAGGTACATGCAGCCAACGGCTACCTGATCGACCAGTTCCTGCGCGATGGCAGCAACCACCGGGACGATGCCTACGGTGGAAGCATCGAGAACCGTACGCGTCTGTTGTTCGAGGTGGTCAGCGCGGTCGCCGAAGCAATCGGCGCCGGCCGCACCGGCGTGCGCCTGTCACCGGTCACGCCGGTCAATGATGCCCATGACAGCAACCCGCAGCCGCTGTTCAACCGTGCAGTGGAGCGCCTGGACACGATCGACGGACTGGCCTTCATCCATGTCATCGAAGGTGCAACCGGTGGCGATCGGGACAACATCCCGTTCGACTACCCTGCGCTGCGCGCACGCTTCCGTGGCGCCTGGATCGCCAACAACGGATACGACGCTGAGCGTGCCGGGCAGGCCCTTGCCAGCGGCTATGCCGACATGATCGCGTTTGGTCGGCCCTTCATTGCCAACCCGGATCTGGTCGCGCGACTGCGCAGCGGTGCGCCGTTGGCCGAGCTCGACCCGGCCACCTTGTATGGCGGTGGCGAACACGGCTACATCGACTACCCGGCACTGGATGCCTGA
- the lldP gene encoding L-lactate permease has translation MQPWQHLYDPAGNLWLSSLIALLPIAFFFVALAVLRMKGWLAGTITVAIALAVALLFYRMPLTQALGAAGFGFVYGLWPIAWIIIGAVFLYKVSVKTGQFDIIRASILSVTEDQRLQMLMVGFAFGAFLEGAAGFGAPVAITAALLVGLGFKPLYAAGLCLIVNTAPVAFGAMGIPIIVAGQVTGLEAFEIGQMAGRQLPFLTIIVLFWIMAIMDGWRGVRETWPAVLVAGGSFAIAQYLTSNFIGPELPDITASLASLVCLTLFLRRWKPVRIFRFDTETSAEAAAQALEAPRYSVGQIAKAWSPFLILTAMVTLWSIKPFKSLFAAGGPLESWVLKIPVPGLDQMVQKMPPIVPAPLSYEAVYKFDAFSATGTSIILAAVIAIIALRMPAKAALQTFGETVRELRTPIYSIGMVLAFAFIANYSGLSATLALALAHTGKAFTFFSPFLGWLGVFLTGSDTSSNALFSALQAATAQQIGVSEVLLVAANTTGGVTGKMISPQSIAIACAAVGLAGKESDLFRFTVKHSLIFTVMVGLITTAQAYWLTWMIP, from the coding sequence ATGCAGCCCTGGCAACACCTGTACGACCCCGCCGGCAACCTGTGGTTGTCCAGCCTGATCGCGTTGCTGCCGATCGCGTTCTTCTTCGTTGCCCTGGCCGTGCTGCGCATGAAAGGCTGGCTGGCCGGCACGATCACCGTGGCCATCGCACTGGCCGTGGCCCTGCTGTTCTACCGCATGCCGCTGACCCAGGCGTTGGGAGCGGCCGGCTTTGGTTTCGTCTACGGGCTGTGGCCGATCGCCTGGATCATCATCGGCGCGGTGTTCCTGTACAAGGTCTCGGTCAAGACCGGGCAGTTCGACATCATCCGCGCTTCGATCCTGTCGGTGACCGAAGACCAGCGCCTGCAGATGCTGATGGTCGGCTTCGCCTTCGGTGCCTTCCTGGAAGGCGCGGCGGGGTTTGGCGCGCCGGTGGCGATCACCGCAGCGCTGCTGGTCGGGCTGGGCTTCAAGCCGCTGTATGCAGCGGGCCTGTGCCTGATCGTCAATACCGCGCCGGTGGCATTCGGTGCGATGGGCATTCCGATCATCGTGGCGGGACAGGTCACCGGGCTGGAGGCCTTCGAGATCGGCCAGATGGCCGGTCGCCAGCTGCCGTTCCTGACCATCATCGTGCTGTTCTGGATCATGGCGATCATGGATGGCTGGCGTGGCGTCAGGGAAACCTGGCCGGCGGTGCTGGTGGCCGGCGGGTCGTTCGCCATTGCCCAGTACCTGACCTCCAACTTCATCGGGCCGGAGCTGCCGGACATCACCGCGTCGCTGGCGTCGCTGGTGTGCCTGACCCTGTTCCTGCGCCGCTGGAAGCCGGTACGGATCTTCCGCTTCGATACCGAAACCAGCGCCGAGGCGGCCGCCCAGGCGCTGGAAGCGCCGCGCTACAGCGTTGGCCAGATCGCCAAGGCCTGGTCGCCGTTCCTGATCCTTACCGCGATGGTCACGCTGTGGAGCATCAAGCCGTTCAAGTCGCTGTTCGCGGCGGGTGGCCCGCTGGAAAGCTGGGTGCTGAAGATCCCGGTGCCGGGCCTGGACCAGATGGTGCAGAAGATGCCACCGATCGTGCCTGCGCCGTTGAGCTACGAGGCGGTCTATAAATTCGACGCGTTCTCGGCCACCGGCACGTCGATCATCCTCGCCGCAGTGATTGCCATCATCGCCCTGCGCATGCCGGCCAAGGCGGCGCTGCAGACCTTCGGCGAGACCGTGCGCGAGCTGCGCACACCGATCTACTCGATCGGCATGGTGCTGGCCTTCGCCTTCATCGCCAACTATTCGGGCCTGTCGGCCACGCTGGCGCTGGCGCTGGCCCACACCGGCAAGGCATTCACCTTCTTCTCGCCGTTCCTGGGCTGGCTGGGCGTGTTCCTGACCGGCTCGGACACGTCCTCCAACGCGCTGTTTTCGGCCTTGCAGGCCGCCACTGCGCAGCAGATCGGCGTGTCCGAGGTGCTGCTGGTGGCGGCCAACACCACCGGCGGCGTCACCGGCAAGATGATCTCGCCGCAGTCGATTGCCATCGCCTGCGCCGCGGTCGGCCTGGCCGGCAAGGAATCGGACCTGTTCCGCTTCACTGTCAAGCACAGTCTGATCTTCACCGTGATGGTCGGCCTGATCACCACCGCGCAGGCGTACTGGCTGACCTGGATGATTCCCTGA